A stretch of DNA from Streptomyces spiramyceticus:
CCCCGTGCCCGCCGCTGCCGCCGACTGACCGATCGGCGGAAACCAGGCCTGTTCCGGCCGCTGTTGTTCGGGCGTCCGGAACATCAGACACACAACGTGCCCTTGGGAAGAACTGGGCACGTCAGAGCGTTTTTGTATGTATATGGGAGGCGGCATGACAGAGACGGCGAGCGGCCCGGCTCGAGGTTCCCGTACCAAGGGGACCAAGGCGAGCAAGGGTCTGCGTATCGAGCGCATCCACACCACGCCCGGCGTGCATCCGTACGACGAGGTGGTCTGGGAGCGTCGTGACGTCGTCATGACCAATTGGCGCGACGGCTCGGTCAATTTCGAGCAGCGTGGCGTCGAGTTCCCCGACTTCTGGTCGGTGAACGCGGTCAACATCGTCACCAGCAAGTATTTCCGCGGGGCCGTCGGTACTCCCCAGCGCGAGACCGGTCTGCGGCAGCTGATCGACCGGATCGTGAAGACGTACCGGAAGGCCGGTGAGGACTACAACTACTTCGCCTCTCCCGCGGACGCCGAGATCTTCGAGCACGAGCTGGCCTACGCCCTCCTGCACCAGATCTTCAGCTTCAACTCGCCGGTCTGGTTCAACGTCGGTACGCCCCAGCCGCAGCAGGTTTCGGCCTGCTTCATCCTGGCCGTCGACGACTCCATGGAGTCGATCCTCGACTGGTACAAGGAAGAGGGCATGATCTTCAAGGGCGGCTCCGGCGCCGGCCTGAACCTCTCCCGTATCCGCTCCTCCAAGGAGCTCCTCTCCTCCGGCGGCAACGCCTCGGGCCCGGTCTCCTTCATGCGCGGCGCCGACGCCTCCGCAGGAACGATCAAGTCGGGTGGCGCCACCCGCCGCGCCGCCAAGATGGTCATCCTCGACGTCGACCACCCCGACATCGAGAACTTCATCGAGACCAAGGTGAAGGAAGAGGAGAAGATCCGCGCCCTGCGCGACGCGGGCTTTGACATGGACCTGGGCGGCGACGACATCACGTCCGTCCAGTACCAGAACGCCAATAACTCGGTCCGCGTGAACGACGAGTTCATGAAGGCCGTGGAGTCCGGCGGCAAGTTCGGGCTGCGCGCCCGGATGACCGGCGAGGTCATCGAAGAGGTCGAGGCCAAGTCCCTCTTCCGCAAGATGGCCGAGGCCGCCTGGGCGTGCGCCGACCCGGGCATCCAGTACGACGACACGATCAACCACTGGCACACCTGCCCGGAGTCCGGCCGGATCAACGGCTCGAACCCGTGCAGTGAGTACATGCACCTGGACAACACCTCGTGCAACCTGGCCTCGCTGAACCTGATGAAGTTCCTCAAGGACGACGGCAAGGGCAACCAGTCCTTCGAGTCCGAGCGCTTCGCCAAGGTCGTCGAGCTGGTCATCACCGCGATGGACATCTCCATCTGCTTCGCGGACTTCCCGACCCAGAAGATCGGCGAGAACACCCGCGCCTACCGTCAGCTGGGCATCGGTTACGCCAACCTGGGCGCCCTGCTGATGGCGACCGGCCACGCGTACGACAGCGACGGGGGCCGCGCACTCGCCGGCGCCATCACCTCGCTGATGACGGCCACGTCGTACAAGCGCTCCGCCGAACTGGCCGCGGTCGTCGGCCCGTACGACGGCTACGCCCGCAATGCCGAGCCGCACCAGCGCGTCATGAAGCAGCACGCCGACGCCAACGCCGTGGCCGTCCACATGGACGACCTGGACAACCCGGTCTGGGCGGCGGCCACGGAAGCCTGGCAGGACGTCATCCGCCTCGGTGCGAAGAACGGCTTCCGCAACTCGCAGGCGTCGGTCATCGCGCCCACCGGCACCATCGGTCTCGCGATGTCCTGCGACACCACCGGTCTTGAGCCCGACCTCGCGCTGGTCAAGTTCAAGAAGCTCGTCGGCGGCGGCTCGATGCAGATCGTCAACGGCACCGTCCCGCAGGCCCTGCGCCGCCTGGGCTACCAGGAGGAGCAGATCGAGGCGATCGTCGCCCACATCGCCGATCACGGCAATGTGATTGACGCTCCCGGCCTGAAGACCGAGCACTACGAGGTCTTCGACTGCGCGATGGGAGAGCGTTCCATCTCCGCGATGGGTCACGTCCGCATGATGGCGGCCATCCAGCCGTGGATCTCCGGCGCGCTCTCCAAGACGGTGAACCTGCCGGAGACGGCCACCGTCGAGGACGTCGAAGAGGTCTACTTCGAGGCGTGGAAGATGGGCGTCAAGGCGCTCGCGATCTACCGCGACAACTGCAAGGTCGGCCAGCCCCTCTCCGCCAAGAAGAAGGACGTCAAGGCGGAGGTCACGGAGAAGGCCGAGGAGACGATCCGGGCCGCGGTCGAGAAGGTCGTCGAGTACCGCCCGGTCCGCAAGCGCCTTCCGAAGGGCCGTCCGGGGATCACCACCTCGTTCACGGTGGGTGGCGCCGAGGGCTACATGACCGCCAACTCCTACCCGGACGACGGTCTCGGCGAGGTCTTCCTGAAGATGTCCAAGCAGGGCTCGACCCTCGCGGGCATGATGGACGCCTTCTCGATCGCCGTCTCGGTCGGTCTGCAGTACGGCGTTCCGCTGGAGACGTACGTCTCGAAGTTCACCAACATGCGCTTCGAGCCGGCCGGCATGACGGACGACCCGGACGTGCGGATGGCGCAGTCGATCGTCGACTACATCTTCCGTCGCCTGGCGCTCGACTTCCTGCCGTTCGAGACGCGTTCGGCGCTCGGCATCCACTCGGCCGAGGAGCGTCAGCGTCACCTGGACACCGGCTCGTACGAGCCGTCCATGGATGACGACGACATGGACGTCGAGGGCCTGGCCCAGTCCGCCCCGCGCCAGACCGAGACGCCGAAGGCGGTCCCCGCTCCCAAGGTGGAGGCCGTCCCGGAGCTGAAGCAGGCGCACACCTCGGCGGAGCTCGTCGAGATGCAGCTCGGCATCAGCGCGGACGCGCCGCTGTGCTTCTCGTGCGGCACGAAGATGCAGCGGGCCGGTAGCTGCTACATCTGTGAGGGCTGCGGCTCGACCAGCGGCTGCAGCTGATACCGGGCGGAATTGCGTCGGATGCAACATCCGACGTAGCTGAACCCGAAGCGGGATCTCTGTGAGGGAGGGGCGTCAGCCCTGGGCTGATGCCCCCTCCCTTTCTGCGGTTGGTACACCACGACTGCGTTCGGGGAGTGGGTGTCGCGCCCAAGGCGCGAGAAGAGATCGTTCCGGGGGCGCGAGCCCCTGGAATGACGAACGCCCAGCCTTGTAGGAGGCCGGGCGGTCGTTGCAGTCAGGAACGTAATGTCCTGCGCGTGTAGGAACCTGCATGACATCACGTTCCTGGGCTGCGATGCAAAAGCAACCAGGAAGGGAGTGATGAATATGACTAACAAGCGTCAGACCAGCAAGAAGGTCGCCTCGAAGGCCAGCAAGCAGCTGAACAGCCCGAAGGCGACCCCGGCGCAGAAGTCTGTGGCGGCCAGCGCGTTGTCGCAGACGAAGTCCGGCAAGACCAAGAAGAAGTGATACCTGGCCGCCCCGGGCCTACACCCGGGGCGGCCAGCCCCGTTTCTGCTGGCCAGGCGCGCGACCGTAACCGATTCAACGATGTTGCGTTGAATGCATCGTGAGTCGAGGGGTGGATCTGCCGGGTGCCGCGCACCTGGTGCTGGCCGACGGCGTCGTGCATCTGGAACCGGAGCCGGCGGTCTTCGGCGCGATGCTGGACGGCTGGGCCCGGCAACAGAGGACCCGTTTCCTGGACGAGGACGGGACGATCAAGCCGCGCTTGTCGGTGGTACGGCGGTTCGCGGAGTTCACCAACCAGTACCCGTGGCAGTGGGAGCCCGCCGAGGTCGAGGCGTTCATCAACCACCTGCGGTCGCGGCGGAAGAAGTTCGCCGTGTCCACCGGGCGGAACTACCAGAACGCACTCCGGATGTTCTGTGAGTACATCACCGACGCTCGCTACGGCTGGCCCGTGCGCTGCCTGGAACGCTTCGGCCAGGCGCCTGTGCAGATCCTGCACGAGTGGAACACGGTTACCCACAGCAGCGAATACGAGGGCGACCCCGGCCGGCGCCCTCTGACCTACGACGAGGTCCAAGCCCTCTTCGACGCGGCGGACGCACGAGTCGACGAAATCCGGGCCCGGCGCCGCAAGGGCTCGCTTGCCGCCCTTCGGGACGCGATCCTCCTCAAGACCGTCTACGCCTACGGGCTCCGCCGCCAGGAAGCCTGCGGACTGGACCTGGCGGACCTGCGGCGGAACCCGAAGATGCCGCAGTACGGCCAGTTCGGCGGCTTGTTCGTACGCTATGGAAAATCCTCCAAGGGCGGCCCACCCAAGCGCCGTACCGTCTTGACCGTCCCCGAACTGGACTGGAGCGTCGACCTCCTCGACCAGTACCTGGAGGAGGTCCGCCCGGCCTTCTCCCCGGGAAAGCACCCCGCCCTCTGGATCACTGAACGCCGTGGTCGGATGTCCACCCGACGCTTGGACGAAGCCTTCGAGGCCGCCCGCAAAGCCGCGGACCTGCCCGACGAAATCGACTTGCACGGGCTCCGCCACAGCTACGTCACGCATCTCGTCGAGTTCGGCTACCCCGAGCGGTTCGTCCAGGATCAGGTCGGCCACGCCTACGCCAGCACCACCGCGATCTACACCGGAGTCTCGGACGAGTACCGCAACCGACTGATGCAGCGGGTGTTGAAGGAACGCCACGGTGATCTCTGGGAGGACAACGAGACGTGATCAAGAAGATGGGCTACCGCTGGCACTTGCGGCAGATCATGGCCACACGGCAGATGTTCCAGACCACCGACTTGGTCGGGCCGCTCGCCGAACGAGGCATCACCCTCTCCCGCGAACAGGTCTTCCGCCTGGTCACCCAGCCTCCGCAGAGGCTGTCGATGGACACCCTCGCAGCGCTCTGCGACATCCTCGACTGCCAGCCCGGCGACCTCATCGAGGTCCAGGTCGTGAACGAGGAGATCCGCAAAACTGCGGATGACGCACCGGTCCGACCGCTGCCGGCTGCCCGTCGGACCACTATCCGCCGCCCCGAGGGACTATGACTGGCACCCGAGACCGTGAGCGAGCTGAATTGCGGCAGGCCGCCTTGGATCGCGTGATCACTGCCCTGACCGCTTCGCTGGCCGAACTCCACCAGGCGGAAGCCCTCCAGGCTGTCACCGAAGCAGGGGCCGCCCGGGGCATCTCGCTCCGTGACCTCGACCAGCACCTAGCCAACCACCCAGATGCCTTGATCTCCGGGGAAGCCCATTGCCCGCCCGTGATCGTGCGCCTCGCCAAAATCCTCCACGCGGCCGGACATACCGCCGTGATCCGCCCGTCCTGCACCGACTGCGGCCGATCCGACGTGGACCTCCCACGACGCGGCCCACGGGGACGCCTCTGCGTCAACTGCGCTACCCGCAGTAGCAAGGGCACCTGCGACAGATGCGGCCGCATCGGCACTCGGCTCGCCGCCCGGAGAGCCGAGGGGGTCATCTGCTACTCCTGCTACCGCGTCGACCCGAATGTCGTCGAGGAATGTGCTGCCTGCGGGCAGTTCCGCATGCCCGTCACCCGGCTTCCGGACAACTCGCCGCTCTGCACGAGCTGTTGGATTGCCCCTCAGCGCACCTGCACGAGGTGCGGATACGTTGGCCCGGCCGGGTCGAACGGCCCCAACGGGCCGCTCTGCGTTCCCTGTCACCACCGACAGCAGAGGCCCGTCCGAGAGTGCGGCCGCTGCGGTCAAGTGCAACGCATCGCCCGCCGGGCCAGCGGATCACGGCCGGATATCTGCGAGGACTGCTACAACGGGCCTACCAAGACCTGCTCTGTCTGCGGAAACGTCCGTCCCTGCCAGCGTGGGACTGGCGGCTCATGGGCCTGCCGAAGCTGCCGCCCGGGGCTAACTCAGGAGTGCTGCCGCTGCGGACAGTCCTGCCCCGTTCACACCTACTGGCCGATCGGACCGGTCTGCTTGACCTGTTACACGGCCGTACTGGACGCGGCCGCGACCTGCTCGGGTTGCAGCCGCCACCAGCCGCTGATCGGCATCACCGAGGACGGCACCGGGATCTGCGGCGCTTGCTCGGGCACTGCCTTTGACTACACCTGCCGCACCTGCGGCCTTGGCGGCCGCGCCTACGCCGACTCCCAGTGCGCCCGTTGCGTGCTTGTTGAACGCGTCCAGCAAGTGTTGTCCGGCCCCGACGGGTACGTCCCGGCACAGCTACAGCCGCTGCGGGATGCGCTGGCCCATGTGGACCGTCCCCGCAGCATCCTGGGCTGGCTCAAGCACAGCCCCAACGCCGCCTTGTTCGCCAGCCTGGCTGCCACCGGTGAACCAATCACCCACCAGCAGCTCGACCAGCTCCTGCCCAGCCGCCACCTTCACTACGTCCGGCACACTCTCGTCCACCTCGGTGTTCTCTCCGAGCGCGATGAGGAACTCGACCGCATCCCTGCCTGGCTGGACACGATCCTCGCCGACCGCTCCGCGAGACACGTCCAGCTGATCTGTCCCTACGTGCACTGGTACTTGCTGCGAAGGGCCCGGCGTCGTGCCGCCCAGAGACGCCGCCCGGCCGAGCCGGGCTCGTTCCTCCGCACCCGTGTCCTGGTGGCCCTGGAGTTCCTCACCTGGCTGGACGAACACGGCATCGCGCTGGGCGAGCTCACGCAAGGTGACCTCGACCGCTGGCTGGACACGGGCAACACCCGTATCTACACGATCCGCTACTTCCTGTCCTGGACCACCGACCGCGGCCTCACCGACAAGCTCAAGGTGCCCTCCATGCCACGGCAGCAGCCCAGCCAACTGATGGACGAAGACGAACGTTGGCAACTGTTGAAACGGTGCCTGACAGACTCGGCCATGGCCCTAGACACCCGGGTCGCCGGCGCTCTGATCCTGCTCTTTGGCCTGCACGCCTCCCACGTCCGGCACCTGACCGCGACCCAACTCACCGGCCGCGCCGACAACAGCTACCTCACTCTCGACCGGCACCCGATCCTGCTGCCGCCCTGCCTCGCTAAGCTCCTGCACCAACTGG
This window harbors:
- a CDS encoding vitamin B12-dependent ribonucleotide reductase, whose amino-acid sequence is MTETASGPARGSRTKGTKASKGLRIERIHTTPGVHPYDEVVWERRDVVMTNWRDGSVNFEQRGVEFPDFWSVNAVNIVTSKYFRGAVGTPQRETGLRQLIDRIVKTYRKAGEDYNYFASPADAEIFEHELAYALLHQIFSFNSPVWFNVGTPQPQQVSACFILAVDDSMESILDWYKEEGMIFKGGSGAGLNLSRIRSSKELLSSGGNASGPVSFMRGADASAGTIKSGGATRRAAKMVILDVDHPDIENFIETKVKEEEKIRALRDAGFDMDLGGDDITSVQYQNANNSVRVNDEFMKAVESGGKFGLRARMTGEVIEEVEAKSLFRKMAEAAWACADPGIQYDDTINHWHTCPESGRINGSNPCSEYMHLDNTSCNLASLNLMKFLKDDGKGNQSFESERFAKVVELVITAMDISICFADFPTQKIGENTRAYRQLGIGYANLGALLMATGHAYDSDGGRALAGAITSLMTATSYKRSAELAAVVGPYDGYARNAEPHQRVMKQHADANAVAVHMDDLDNPVWAAATEAWQDVIRLGAKNGFRNSQASVIAPTGTIGLAMSCDTTGLEPDLALVKFKKLVGGGSMQIVNGTVPQALRRLGYQEEQIEAIVAHIADHGNVIDAPGLKTEHYEVFDCAMGERSISAMGHVRMMAAIQPWISGALSKTVNLPETATVEDVEEVYFEAWKMGVKALAIYRDNCKVGQPLSAKKKDVKAEVTEKAEETIRAAVEKVVEYRPVRKRLPKGRPGITTSFTVGGAEGYMTANSYPDDGLGEVFLKMSKQGSTLAGMMDAFSIAVSVGLQYGVPLETYVSKFTNMRFEPAGMTDDPDVRMAQSIVDYIFRRLALDFLPFETRSALGIHSAEERQRHLDTGSYEPSMDDDDMDVEGLAQSAPRQTETPKAVPAPKVEAVPELKQAHTSAELVEMQLGISADAPLCFSCGTKMQRAGSCYICEGCGSTSGCS
- a CDS encoding tyrosine-type recombinase/integrase; the encoded protein is MSRGVDLPGAAHLVLADGVVHLEPEPAVFGAMLDGWARQQRTRFLDEDGTIKPRLSVVRRFAEFTNQYPWQWEPAEVEAFINHLRSRRKKFAVSTGRNYQNALRMFCEYITDARYGWPVRCLERFGQAPVQILHEWNTVTHSSEYEGDPGRRPLTYDEVQALFDAADARVDEIRARRRKGSLAALRDAILLKTVYAYGLRRQEACGLDLADLRRNPKMPQYGQFGGLFVRYGKSSKGGPPKRRTVLTVPELDWSVDLLDQYLEEVRPAFSPGKHPALWITERRGRMSTRRLDEAFEAARKAADLPDEIDLHGLRHSYVTHLVEFGYPERFVQDQVGHAYASTTAIYTGVSDEYRNRLMQRVLKERHGDLWEDNET
- a CDS encoding helix-turn-helix domain-containing protein, with translation MIKKMGYRWHLRQIMATRQMFQTTDLVGPLAERGITLSREQVFRLVTQPPQRLSMDTLAALCDILDCQPGDLIEVQVVNEEIRKTADDAPVRPLPAARRTTIRRPEGL